The Drosophila teissieri strain GT53w chromosome X, Prin_Dtei_1.1, whole genome shotgun sequence genome has a segment encoding these proteins:
- the LOC122625021 gene encoding uncharacterized protein LOC122625021 isoform X1: MSKIFKNHIKDKDRKTPNKGTTNKAKPNEENLNKDNPNEKNPSEEPCNENPPNGKTSNEDTTKSNPEETNTSDFENSEVTEDTENNDLYKLPFETPFPLEKPFDLRVGNFDSVLDKLRTSATGIGHPKIAFKELAKKVDPDEIIAHALDKLWAKATGPLRKSSGDALLTMFRKNLRPGLIVVVEDKQFRCHAMVLQVLSSFFRQPELAPSQIFQLPSSMVSARAFVAMYRWGLETADTMSSTLLMQVLRAATFFDCQELIGNCWTGISEGTRTPDRALCTYLQGNLMGMRLEENLLERLSSIFLQFAASKEYLYLEADTVQRLLGLSSLAVNSEMEVFLAAIYWLHHKWPQRIKFSYKMMDAIRFDCLPYTFLMCLLKKMDSGPPVLKMLSRTPFVGGVRERSYRDEAEILIAFGSTIAGLCIIIRLNVTVSSSWAMTPLCVTWNFYRLPEVITGCPFAPSMIRKSDVAPCIYATNQLGKVSCTICCTRRRTARPGASPFTSPSSPRTRSSSSTPRSCWNRTTCPA; this comes from the exons ATgtccaaaatatttaaaaatcatatAAAGGATAAGGATAGGAAGACTCCCAATAAGGGGACTACAAATAAAGCGAAACCCAATGAGGAGAATCTCAATAAGGACAATCCGAATGAGAAGAATCCCAGTGAAGAGCCTTGCAATGAGAATCCTCCGAATGGGAAGACTTCTAATGAGGATACGACGAAAAGTAACCCGGAGGAAACAAATACCAGCGATTTTGAAAACTCCGAAGTGACAGAAGACACGGAAAACAATGACCTCTACAAACTGCCCTTTGAAACACCCTTTCCGCTGGAAAAGCCTTTTGATCTGCGAGTGGGCAACTTTGACAGTGTTCTGGATAAATTACGCACCAGCGCAACGGGAATAGGTCATCCGAAAATAGCATTCAAAGAACTGGCCAAAAAAGTGGATCCCGATGAAATCATTGCTCATGCATTGGACAAACTCTGGGCTAAAGCCACAGGTCCGCTGCGTAAGTCATCCGGCGATGCGTTGCTGACAATGTTTCGGAAAAACCTAAGACCTGGCTTGATTGTGGTGGTGGAGGACAAGCAGTTCCGCTGCCACGCCATGGTGCTGCAAGTGCTCTCGAGCTTCTTCCGGCAACCGGAATTGGCGCCTTCGCAAATCTTCCAGCTGCCCAGCTCGATGGTCTCCGCCCGGGCCTTTGTGGCCATGTATCGTTGGGGTCTGGAGACAGCCGACACCATGTCCTCCACTCTGCTGATGCAGGTCTTAAGGGCTGCGACGTTCTTCGATTGCCAGGAACTCATTGGCAACTGCTGGACGGGAATCAGTGAGGGCACTCGTACTCCGGACCGGGCATTGTGCACATATCTGCAAGGCAATTTGATGGGAATGCGCCTGGAGGAGAATCTGCTGGAGCGATTGAGCAGTATCTTTTTGCAGTTCGCCGCCAGCAAGGAGTACTTGTATCTGGAAGCTGACACGGTGCAGAGATTACTGGGATTATCTTCGCTGGCGGTGAATTCGGAAATGGAG GTTTTTCTAGCCGCCATTTATTGGCTGCATCACAAGTGGCCACAACGCATCAAATTTTCATATAAGATGATGGATGCCATTCGCTTTGACTGTCTGCCTTACACGTTTTTAATGTGTCTTCTAAAGAAAATGGATAGCGGGCCGCCAGTGCTGAAAATGTTGTCCCGCACTCCGTTTGTGG GCGGGGTTCGAGAAAGAAGTTACAGGGACGAGGCGGAGATACTGATCGCATTTGGATCTACGATCGCCGGGCTCTGCATCATCATACGCTTAAATGTAACCGTGTCCAGTTCCTGGGCTATGACACCTTTGTGCGTTACCTGGAATTTCTACAGACTGCCGGAAGTAATCACTGGCTGTCCTTTCGCACCATCGATGATCCGGAAATCAGATGTTGCCCCCTGCATCTACGCTACTAATCAACTAGGCAAG GTGTCCTGTACGATCTGCTGCACCCGGAGGAGGACAGCACGCCCTGGTGCCTCACCATTCACTTCTCCAAGTTCCCCGAGGACACGCTCGTCAAGCTCAACTCCAA GGAGCTGCTGGAATCGCACTACATGTCCTGCCTGA
- the LOC122625019 gene encoding uncharacterized protein LOC122625019 produces the protein MDVEIPVLAGYLNVPTQTGFSLNRISKKKACSRYCLLFKASRHGIARLEMCESKEDRNPKIFTLENCVKITQEPPPERLIHIVKRQATLTLSTSSEEELKDWITALQTVAFCDTSPSGGIGAIEEDNDLYCSSFDGLFIITLIPSEASIRCCIEPKTYMLQMTPTELQLKSEDLGATIAMWPYRFIRKYGYRDGKFTFEAGRKCTTGEGVFTLDHTNPQEVFRCMSAKMKSMKKLISGDSLSTLECGENQFSAAAGMEPGSRSPLPPSPSSNPHGGEFEINSTQSCISLRGFISSNDSLNNFSAGGGAASGATATGVGSTGGITLSVPANSCSNSNSSNNNNNSISSSSKHIPNKPPRKSPTTHCDKYRNIVKYEPVAITTISSPSATSDVNSSVILKPHEGESISLPETSPDLPPDLPLRNESASKAPPPERDYECIENITEAWRTRGVGDVRHCERMPILCDTSEFVRQRSVSKSTCGGGQNTPKIIDIDIGEGCASATAISESNYDRLDFLSPNNKTSSGYKTIVNVTPGNRIRCSPPPPNEYELIASPDTESFRKADDSHRGYGVLRKASTTTNNNNLGISNSNISSVGGGSSTTITTATANKSSLEAAAIDHRSYNGLNYTMVSKPKRV, from the exons ATGGATGTTGAAATACCTGTTTTGGCTGGATATCTTAATGTGCCGACCCAAACTGGATTTTCGCTAAATCGCATCTCGAAAAAG AAAGCATGCAGCCGCTACTGTTTGCTCTTCAAGGCCAGTCGCCATGGGATCGCCCGCCTGGAGATGTGCGAGAGCAAGGAGGACCGCAACCCCAAGATCTTCACCCTCGAGAACTGCGTGAAGATCACCCAGGAGCCGCCGCCCGAACGCCTCATCCACATCGTCAAGCGGCAGGCGACCCTCACACTGAGCACGAGTAGCGAGGAGGAGCTCAAGGACTGGATCACCGCCCTGCAAACGGTGGCCTTCTGCGACACCTCACCATCGGGCGGAATCGGTGCCATCGAGGAGGACAACGACCTCTACTGCAGCTCCTTT GATGGCCTGTTCATCATCACGTTGATTCCATCGGAGGCCTCCATTCGCTGCTGCATTGAACCCAAGACGTATATGCTCCAGATGACGCCCACCGAGCTGCAGCTGAAATCGGAGGATTTGGGCGCCACAATCGCCATGTGGCCATATCGGTTCATCAGGAAGTACGGCTATCGCGATGGCAAGTTCACCTTTGAGGCGGGCAGAAAGTGCACCACCGGCGAGGGCGTGTTCACCCTGGATCACACCAATCCGCAGGAGGTGTTCCGCTGCATGTCCGCCAAGATGAAGTCGATGAAGAAACTGATCAGCGGCGACAGTCTGAGCACCTTGGAGTGCGGCGAGAATCAGTTTAGTGCGGCAGCTGGCATGGAGCCCGGCTCGCGCAGCCCCCTGCCACCATCGCCGTCGAGTAATCCGCACGGCGGCGAGTTCGAGATCAACTCGACGCAAAGCTGCATATCCCTGAGGGGCTTCATTAGCTCCAACGATTCGCTTAACAACTTCTCGGCGGGTGGAGGGGCAGCCAGTGGCGCCACAGCAACGGGTGTAGGAAGTACTGGTGGCATCACGCTATCCGTGCCCGCAAATAGCtgtagcaacagcaacagcagcaacaacaacaacaacagcatcagcagcagcagtaaacACATTCCCAACAAACCGCCACGCAAAAGCCCGACAACCCATTGTGATAAATACAGGAACATTGTTAAATATGAGCCTGTGGCCATAACGACGATATCCTCGCCATCCGCCACCTCCGACGTGAACAGTTCAGTGATACTGAAACCGCACGAAGGTGAATCGATATCCCTGCCGGAGACATCGCCCGACCTACCGCCCGACTTGCCGCTGCGCAATGAGAGCGCCTCGAAAGCACCGCCTCCGGAGCGCGACTACGAGTGCATCGAGAACATCACAGAGGCGTGGCGCACAAGGGGCGTGGGCGATGTTAGGCACTGCGAACGCATGCCCATACTCTGCGATACCTCAGAATTTGTGCGCCAGCGATCAGTATCGAAATCCACCTGTGGCGGCGGCCAGAATACACCCAAGATCATAGACATCGACATCGGTGAGGGTTGCGCCAGCGCCACGGCCATCAGTGAATCCAATTACGATCGCCTGGACTTTCTATCGCCGAACAACAAGACATCCAGTGGCTACAAGACCATTGTGAATGTCACACCCGGCAATCGCATACGTTGCAGTCCACCGCCGCCCAATGAATACGAATTGATCGCTAGTCCCGATACGGAGAGCTTCCGTAAGGCCGATGATAGCCATCGCGGCTACGGTGTGCTGCGCAAGGCTAGCACCACTACGAACAACAATAATCTAGGAATCTCCAATAGCAATATCAGCAGCgttggcggcggcagcagcaccaccatcaccactgCCACGGCCAACAAGAGCAGCCTCGAGGCGGCAGCCATCGATCATCGCAGCTACAATGGCCTCAACTACACGATGGTCAGCAAACCGAAGCGAGTGTAG
- the LOC122625021 gene encoding uncharacterized protein LOC122625021 isoform X3, with the protein MSKIFKNHIKDKDRKTPNKGTTNKAKPNEENLNKDNPNEKNPSEEPCNENPPNGKTSNEDTTKSNPEETNTSDFENSEVTEDTENNDLYKLPFETPFPLEKPFDLRVGNFDSVLDKLRTSATGIGHPKIAFKELAKKVDPDEIIAHALDKLWAKATGPLRKSSGDALLTMFRKNLRPGLIVVVEDKQFRCHAMVLQVLSSFFRQPELAPSQIFQLPSSMVSARAFVAMYRWGLETADTMSSTLLMQVLRAATFFDCQELIGNCWTGISEGTRTPDRALCTYLQGNLMGMRLEENLLERLSSIFLQFAASKEYLYLEADTVQRLLGLSSLAVNSEMEVFLAAIYWLHHKWPQRIKFSYKMMDAIRFDCLPYTFLMCLLKKMDSGPPVLKMLSRTPFVGGVRERSYRDEAEILIAFGSTIAGLCIIIRLNVTVSSSWAMTPLCVTWNFYRLPEVITGCPFAPSMIRKSDVAPCIYATNQLGKSAKFW; encoded by the exons ATgtccaaaatatttaaaaatcatatAAAGGATAAGGATAGGAAGACTCCCAATAAGGGGACTACAAATAAAGCGAAACCCAATGAGGAGAATCTCAATAAGGACAATCCGAATGAGAAGAATCCCAGTGAAGAGCCTTGCAATGAGAATCCTCCGAATGGGAAGACTTCTAATGAGGATACGACGAAAAGTAACCCGGAGGAAACAAATACCAGCGATTTTGAAAACTCCGAAGTGACAGAAGACACGGAAAACAATGACCTCTACAAACTGCCCTTTGAAACACCCTTTCCGCTGGAAAAGCCTTTTGATCTGCGAGTGGGCAACTTTGACAGTGTTCTGGATAAATTACGCACCAGCGCAACGGGAATAGGTCATCCGAAAATAGCATTCAAAGAACTGGCCAAAAAAGTGGATCCCGATGAAATCATTGCTCATGCATTGGACAAACTCTGGGCTAAAGCCACAGGTCCGCTGCGTAAGTCATCCGGCGATGCGTTGCTGACAATGTTTCGGAAAAACCTAAGACCTGGCTTGATTGTGGTGGTGGAGGACAAGCAGTTCCGCTGCCACGCCATGGTGCTGCAAGTGCTCTCGAGCTTCTTCCGGCAACCGGAATTGGCGCCTTCGCAAATCTTCCAGCTGCCCAGCTCGATGGTCTCCGCCCGGGCCTTTGTGGCCATGTATCGTTGGGGTCTGGAGACAGCCGACACCATGTCCTCCACTCTGCTGATGCAGGTCTTAAGGGCTGCGACGTTCTTCGATTGCCAGGAACTCATTGGCAACTGCTGGACGGGAATCAGTGAGGGCACTCGTACTCCGGACCGGGCATTGTGCACATATCTGCAAGGCAATTTGATGGGAATGCGCCTGGAGGAGAATCTGCTGGAGCGATTGAGCAGTATCTTTTTGCAGTTCGCCGCCAGCAAGGAGTACTTGTATCTGGAAGCTGACACGGTGCAGAGATTACTGGGATTATCTTCGCTGGCGGTGAATTCGGAAATGGAG GTTTTTCTAGCCGCCATTTATTGGCTGCATCACAAGTGGCCACAACGCATCAAATTTTCATATAAGATGATGGATGCCATTCGCTTTGACTGTCTGCCTTACACGTTTTTAATGTGTCTTCTAAAGAAAATGGATAGCGGGCCGCCAGTGCTGAAAATGTTGTCCCGCACTCCGTTTGTGG GCGGGGTTCGAGAAAGAAGTTACAGGGACGAGGCGGAGATACTGATCGCATTTGGATCTACGATCGCCGGGCTCTGCATCATCATACGCTTAAATGTAACCGTGTCCAGTTCCTGGGCTATGACACCTTTGTGCGTTACCTGGAATTTCTACAGACTGCCGGAAGTAATCACTGGCTGTCCTTTCGCACCATCGATGATCCGGAAATCAGATGTTGCCCCCTGCATCTACGCTACTAATCAACTAGGCAAG AGTGCAAAATTCTGGTGA
- the LOC122625021 gene encoding uncharacterized protein LOC122625021 isoform X4 has translation MSKIFKNHIKDKDRKTPNKGTTNKAKPNEENLNKDNPNEKNPSEEPCNENPPNGKTSNEDTTKSNPEETNTSDFENSEVTEDTENNDLYKLPFETPFPLEKPFDLRVGNFDSVLDKLRTSATGIGHPKIAFKELAKKVDPDEIIAHALDKLWAKATGPLRKSSGDALLTMFRKNLRPGLIVVVEDKQFRCHAMVLQVLSSFFRQPELAPSQIFQLPSSMVSARAFVAMYRWGLETADTMSSTLLMQVLRAATFFDCQELIGNCWTGISEGTRTPDRALCTYLQGNLMGMRLEENLLERLSSIFLQFAASKEYLYLEADTVQRLLGLSSLAVNSEMEVFLAAIYWLHHKWPQRIKFSYKMMDAIRFDCLPYTFLMCLLKKMDSGPPVLKMLSRTPFVGGVRERSYRDEAEILIAFGSTIAGLCIIIRLNVTVSSSWAMTPLCVTWNFYRLPEVITGCPFAPSMIRKSDVAPCIYATNQLGK, from the exons ATgtccaaaatatttaaaaatcatatAAAGGATAAGGATAGGAAGACTCCCAATAAGGGGACTACAAATAAAGCGAAACCCAATGAGGAGAATCTCAATAAGGACAATCCGAATGAGAAGAATCCCAGTGAAGAGCCTTGCAATGAGAATCCTCCGAATGGGAAGACTTCTAATGAGGATACGACGAAAAGTAACCCGGAGGAAACAAATACCAGCGATTTTGAAAACTCCGAAGTGACAGAAGACACGGAAAACAATGACCTCTACAAACTGCCCTTTGAAACACCCTTTCCGCTGGAAAAGCCTTTTGATCTGCGAGTGGGCAACTTTGACAGTGTTCTGGATAAATTACGCACCAGCGCAACGGGAATAGGTCATCCGAAAATAGCATTCAAAGAACTGGCCAAAAAAGTGGATCCCGATGAAATCATTGCTCATGCATTGGACAAACTCTGGGCTAAAGCCACAGGTCCGCTGCGTAAGTCATCCGGCGATGCGTTGCTGACAATGTTTCGGAAAAACCTAAGACCTGGCTTGATTGTGGTGGTGGAGGACAAGCAGTTCCGCTGCCACGCCATGGTGCTGCAAGTGCTCTCGAGCTTCTTCCGGCAACCGGAATTGGCGCCTTCGCAAATCTTCCAGCTGCCCAGCTCGATGGTCTCCGCCCGGGCCTTTGTGGCCATGTATCGTTGGGGTCTGGAGACAGCCGACACCATGTCCTCCACTCTGCTGATGCAGGTCTTAAGGGCTGCGACGTTCTTCGATTGCCAGGAACTCATTGGCAACTGCTGGACGGGAATCAGTGAGGGCACTCGTACTCCGGACCGGGCATTGTGCACATATCTGCAAGGCAATTTGATGGGAATGCGCCTGGAGGAGAATCTGCTGGAGCGATTGAGCAGTATCTTTTTGCAGTTCGCCGCCAGCAAGGAGTACTTGTATCTGGAAGCTGACACGGTGCAGAGATTACTGGGATTATCTTCGCTGGCGGTGAATTCGGAAATGGAG GTTTTTCTAGCCGCCATTTATTGGCTGCATCACAAGTGGCCACAACGCATCAAATTTTCATATAAGATGATGGATGCCATTCGCTTTGACTGTCTGCCTTACACGTTTTTAATGTGTCTTCTAAAGAAAATGGATAGCGGGCCGCCAGTGCTGAAAATGTTGTCCCGCACTCCGTTTGTGG GCGGGGTTCGAGAAAGAAGTTACAGGGACGAGGCGGAGATACTGATCGCATTTGGATCTACGATCGCCGGGCTCTGCATCATCATACGCTTAAATGTAACCGTGTCCAGTTCCTGGGCTATGACACCTTTGTGCGTTACCTGGAATTTCTACAGACTGCCGGAAGTAATCACTGGCTGTCCTTTCGCACCATCGATGATCCGGAAATCAGATGTTGCCCCCTGCATCTACGCTACTAATCAACTAGGCAAG TGA
- the LOC122625021 gene encoding uncharacterized protein LOC122625021 isoform X2, which translates to MSKIFKNHIKDKDRKTPNKGTTNKAKPNEENLNKDNPNEKNPSEEPCNENPPNGKTSNEDTTKSNPEETNTSDFENSEVTEDTENNDLYKLPFETPFPLEKPFDLRVGNFDSVLDKLRTSATGIGHPKIAFKELAKKVDPDEIIAHALDKLWAKATGPLRKSSGDALLTMFRKNLRPGLIVVVEDKQFRCHAMVLQVLSSFFRQPELAPSQIFQLPSSMVSARAFVAMYRWGLETADTMSSTLLMQVLRAATFFDCQELIGNCWTGISEGTRTPDRALCTYLQGNLMGMRLEENLLERLSSIFLQFAASKEYLYLEADTVQRLLGLSSLAVNSEMEVFLAAIYWLHHKWPQRIKFSYKMMDAIRFDCLPYTFLMCLLKKMDSGPPVLKMLSRTPFVGKKAYKAIRGMRGSRKKLQGRGGDTDRIWIYDRRALHHHTLKCNRVQFLGYDTFVRYLEFLQTAGSNHWLSFRTIDDPEIRCCPLHLRY; encoded by the exons ATgtccaaaatatttaaaaatcatatAAAGGATAAGGATAGGAAGACTCCCAATAAGGGGACTACAAATAAAGCGAAACCCAATGAGGAGAATCTCAATAAGGACAATCCGAATGAGAAGAATCCCAGTGAAGAGCCTTGCAATGAGAATCCTCCGAATGGGAAGACTTCTAATGAGGATACGACGAAAAGTAACCCGGAGGAAACAAATACCAGCGATTTTGAAAACTCCGAAGTGACAGAAGACACGGAAAACAATGACCTCTACAAACTGCCCTTTGAAACACCCTTTCCGCTGGAAAAGCCTTTTGATCTGCGAGTGGGCAACTTTGACAGTGTTCTGGATAAATTACGCACCAGCGCAACGGGAATAGGTCATCCGAAAATAGCATTCAAAGAACTGGCCAAAAAAGTGGATCCCGATGAAATCATTGCTCATGCATTGGACAAACTCTGGGCTAAAGCCACAGGTCCGCTGCGTAAGTCATCCGGCGATGCGTTGCTGACAATGTTTCGGAAAAACCTAAGACCTGGCTTGATTGTGGTGGTGGAGGACAAGCAGTTCCGCTGCCACGCCATGGTGCTGCAAGTGCTCTCGAGCTTCTTCCGGCAACCGGAATTGGCGCCTTCGCAAATCTTCCAGCTGCCCAGCTCGATGGTCTCCGCCCGGGCCTTTGTGGCCATGTATCGTTGGGGTCTGGAGACAGCCGACACCATGTCCTCCACTCTGCTGATGCAGGTCTTAAGGGCTGCGACGTTCTTCGATTGCCAGGAACTCATTGGCAACTGCTGGACGGGAATCAGTGAGGGCACTCGTACTCCGGACCGGGCATTGTGCACATATCTGCAAGGCAATTTGATGGGAATGCGCCTGGAGGAGAATCTGCTGGAGCGATTGAGCAGTATCTTTTTGCAGTTCGCCGCCAGCAAGGAGTACTTGTATCTGGAAGCTGACACGGTGCAGAGATTACTGGGATTATCTTCGCTGGCGGTGAATTCGGAAATGGAG GTTTTTCTAGCCGCCATTTATTGGCTGCATCACAAGTGGCCACAACGCATCAAATTTTCATATAAGATGATGGATGCCATTCGCTTTGACTGTCTGCCTTACACGTTTTTAATGTGTCTTCTAAAGAAAATGGATAGCGGGCCGCCAGTGCTGAAAATGTTGTCCCGCACTCCGTTTGTGGGTAAGAAGGCCTACAAAGCCATCAGGGGCAT GCGGGGTTCGAGAAAGAAGTTACAGGGACGAGGCGGAGATACTGATCGCATTTGGATCTACGATCGCCGGGCTCTGCATCATCATACGCTTAAATGTAACCGTGTCCAGTTCCTGGGCTATGACACCTTTGTGCGTTACCTGGAATTTCTACAGACTGCCGGAAGTAATCACTGGCTGTCCTTTCGCACCATCGATGATCCGGAAATCAGATGTTGCCCCCTGCATCTACGCTACTAA